A region from the Aphis gossypii isolate Hap1 chromosome 1, ASM2018417v2, whole genome shotgun sequence genome encodes:
- the LOC114119929 gene encoding threonylcarbamoyladenosine tRNA methylthiotransferase: protein MEDVGDIEDLISSIVDVAEIGRVKPRNIVSLRPKVKDKPLREIHQPSSQVPGTQTIFIKTWGCSHNSSDGEYMAGLLSNYGYEITEDKAIADLWILNSCTVKNPAEDHFRNEISAGKKSGKFVVVAGCVPQGDKKSSFIQNLSVIGVQQIDRVVEVVEETLKGHTIRLLGQKKINGKKDGGARLQLPKMRKNKLIEIIAISTGCLNQCTYCKTKHARGNLGSYPPDEIVQRAIESFNEGAVELWLTSEDTGAYGLDIQTNLPELLWRLVAIIPEGCMMRIGMTNPPYILNHLEEIAKILSHPRVYAFLHVPVQSGSNQVLADMKREYSIEEFETVVTFLRQRVPGVSIATDIICGFPTETEEDFSETMRVCEKYKFPSLFINQFYPRKGTPAARMPKIPTDMVKQRTKRLTELFHSYTTYDHRIGEVQEILITEEAKNGIELIGHNKFYEQVLVRKEPELMGKCIKVIVKSAKKHCLIAEMVDKPRIIKNNLQKINDMYSIWPVFALLVCVLARILWLLV from the exons atggaagaTGTTGGTGACATCGAAGACTTGATATCATCCATTGTTGATGTTGCTGAAATTGGTAGAGTCAAACCTAGGAATATTGTATCTCTGCGTCCCAAAGTTAAGGACAAACCACTAAGGGAAATTCATCAACCATCATCTCAAGTGCCTGGCactcaaacaatatttattaaaacttggGGATGTTCACACAACAGCTCGGATGGGGAATACATGGCAGGGCTTCTATCAAATTATGGATATGAAATAACTG aggACAAAGCTATTGCTGATCTGTGGATACTAAATAGCTGTACAGTTAAAAATCCAGCTGAAGATCATTTTAGAAATGAAATTTCTGCTGGAAAAAAATCAGGAAAATTTGTGGTAGTGGCTGGTTGCGTACCTCAAGGGGATAAAAAGTCTTCTTTTATCCAGAATCTAAGTGTTATTGGCGTTCAGCAAATAGACAGGGTAGTAGAAGTAGTAGAAGAAACATTAAAag gACATACTATTCGTTTGTTGGgtcaaaagaaaataaacgGAAAAAAAGATGGCGGTGCCAGATTACAGTTACCAAAGAtgcgcaaaaataaattaattgaaattattgctATTAGCACTGGATGTTTAAAtcaatgtacctattgtaaaaCGAAACATGCAAGGGGCAACCTTGGTAGTTATCCTCCAG atGAAATTGTACAAAGAGCCATAGAATCATTTAATGAAGGTGCTGTTGAATTATGGTTAACAAGTGAAGATACTGGTGCATACGGTTTagatatacaaacaaatttacCAGAACTTCTTTGGCGTTTAGTTGCTATCATACCTGAAGGTTGTATGATGCGTATCGGTATGACTAATCCACCATACATACTCAATCATCTAGAG gaaaTAGCCAAGATTTTATCTCATCCTAGAGTGTATGCATTTTTGCATGTGCCTGTACAATCGGGAAGTAATCAAGTACTAGCAGACATGAAACGTGAATACTCTATCGAAGAATTTGAAACTGTTGTTACTTTTTTGAGACaaag GGTACCCGGTGTTTCTATTGCTACAGATATTATTTGTGGTTTTCCAACTGAAACAGAAGAAGATTTTTCTGAAACTATGAGagtttgtgaaaaatataaatttcctagtttatttattaaccaaTTTTACCCACGTAAAGGTACACCAGCTGCAAGAATGCCCAAAATCCCCACAGACATG gttAAACAACGAACTAAACGTCTAACTGAATTATTTCATTCTTATACCACTTATGACCATAGAATTGGGGAAGTACAAGAGATTTTGATAACTGAAGAAGCCAAAAATGGTATAGAGTTAATTggacataataaattttatgagcAG gTTTTAGTAAGAAAAGAACCAGAATTAATGGGCAAGTGCATTAAAGTAATTGTTAAGTCTGCAAAAAAACATTGTCTAATAGCTGAAATGGTGGATAAAccaagaattattaaaaataacctcCAAAAAATCAACGATATGTACTCAATTTGGCCTGTATTTGCTTTATTGGTTTGTGTTTTAGCAAGAATACTTTGGTTATTGGTGTAA
- the LOC114119957 gene encoding elongin-C yields the protein MSVDMVEDGQDEENPGYGGCEGPDAMYVKLISSDGHEFIVKREHALMSGTIKAMLSGPGQFSENETNEIHFREIPSHVLQKVCMYFTYKARYTNSSTEIPEFPIPPQIALELLMAANFLDC from the exons ATGAGCGTCGACATGGTGGAAGACGGTCAA GATGAAGAAAACCCAGGATATGGTGGATGCGAAGGTCCGGATGCTATGTATGTCAAGCTGATATCGAGTGACGGACATGAGTTTATTGTCAAGCGAGAGCATGCATTGATGTCAGGCACAATAAAAGCTATGTTAAGTGGTCCCGGCCAGTTTTCAGAAAATGAAACTAATGAAATCCATTTCAGGGAGATACC ctctCACGTTTTACAGAAGGTCTGTATGTACTTCACATACAAAGCTCGTTACACAAACAGCTCAACTGAGATTCCTGAGTTCCCTATTCCACCACAAATTGCATTGGAACTTCTTATGGCAGCTAACTTTTTGGATTGTTAA
- the LOC114119952 gene encoding uncharacterized protein LOC114119952: MFVENIIRVIIILLLTVKKALFELNSNNDTNKRLIGNGTEYDPSKYPYIVSIDLRKGSCTGSLINQLYVLTAAHCCYGVDMNVVKVYQGSMLHNRDYRHCVEMHVHKDYDPESGIMQGDLTVLKIERPFPNVKKYIRIGGKPADFANNKALKCIEIGFGVQNNDNFIDKKGYMITTNVRHGRTACRSYNVDFIKATWQQLLCSEPTTPKFLKSTCPGDSGGPMICNNLLYGVCSFSYNHEAPEKLICNVSNLQTAHVFVNYFEGWVKDKLKGVEDIFEEKKKEEDKDEKEKEEEKKKEKEKEKDKDKDKDKEDKDKKKKKKKKKKKRKKSSGNSIKPHNIFNKVLTILLYLLYVVNDTAERNVKLMEEFDQKATKNENQKQYLLQSYYTLVGIQTIFVKNIMKVMIILLLTIKKALFELNSTNNINKRLIADGTEYDASKYPFVVCIKIFTDKNMETNSICTGSLIHKLYVLTAAHCVYGEDKSLLQVYLGSAVNNNDFREVVELYVHKDFDPESSIIQGDVSLFKLNSAFPNSTPIKIGGNPNDFSNNKALECINIGFGTMDTKNTVGRKGYMIKTNVRNGETACKEYDIDLQKDAWKQYLCSQPTTPSFKKMTCPGDSGGPMICNNLLYGVCSYYYNFKGEKNECGVPDMQTVHVFIHYHKKWINDKMKGDIDENEKKKKEKKKKKRKKKSSGNSIKPNNIFQKVLTILLYCMLNKI, translated from the exons ATGTTCGTTGAAAACATCATAAgagttataatcattttattactgACAGTTAAAAAAGCATTATTTGaacttaattcaaataatgacACCAATAAAAGACTTATAGGTAATGGTACTGAATATGATCCTTCCAAATATCCATACATAGTGTCTATAGATTTAAGGAAGGGTTCATGTACTGGCTCATTAATTAACCAGTTGTATGTTTTGACCGCTGCTCACTGTTGTTATGGAGTAGACATGAATGTTGttaaa GTATATCAAGGGTCAATGCTTCATAATCGAGATTATCGACATTGTGTTGAGATGCACGTACACAAAGATTATGATCCCGAATCAGGAATTATGCAAGGAGACCTTACTgtgttaaaa atagaaAGACCATTCCCGAAcgtaaagaaatatatacgAATTGGTGGCAAGCCTGCAGATTTTGCTAATAACAAAGCCTTGAAATGTATAGAAATTGGATTTGGTGTCcagaataatgataattttatagacaAGAAAGGATATATGATTACGACTAATGTTAGACATGGTAGAACTGCATGTAGAAGTTATAATGT TGATTTCATAAAGGCCACATGGCAACAATTATTGTGTTCAGAACCGACGACACCAAAGTTCTTAAAATCGACATGTCCAGGAGATAGCGGTGGTCCAATGATTTGCAACAACTTGCTTTATGGAGTATGCAGTTTTAGTTACAACCATGAAGCACCCGAAAAGCTTATATGTAATGTTAGTAATTTGCAGACTGCGCACGTgttcgtaaattattttgaaggtTGGGTAAAAGATAAATTGAAAGGAGTAGAAGACATATTTGAGGAAAAGAAGAAAGAGGAAGATAAAGATGAGAAAGAGAAAGAGGAAGAGAAAAAGAAAGAGAAAGAGAAAGAGAAAGATAAAGATAAAGACAAAGACAAAGAAgataaagacaaaaaaaagaaaaagaaaaagaaaaaaaaaaaacggaagaAAAGTTCCGGGAATTCAATTAAACCACATAACATATTCAATAAAGTTTTAACAATACTACTGTACCTATTGTAT GTAGTTAACGACACTGCGGaaagaaatgtaaaattgatGGAAGAATTTGATCAAAAAgctacaaaaaatgaaaaccaaAAGCAATACTTATTACAA tccTATTATACGTTGGTAggtatacaaacaattttcgttaaaaatatcatgaaagttatgatcattttattattgacaattaaaaaagcattatttgaacttaattcaactaataatatcaacaaaagACTTATAGCTGATGGTACTGAATATGATGCTTCCAAATATCCATTCGtagtgtgtataaaaatatttactgataAAAACATGGAAACCAATTCAATTTGCACCGGCTCACTGATTCATAAGTTGTATGTTTTGACTGCTGCTCACTGTGTTTATGGTGAAGACAAAAGTCTTCtacaa GTTTATCTAGGATCagctgtaaataataatgattttcgaGAAGTTGTTGAACTTTACGTACATAAAGACTTTGACCCAGAATCAAGTATTATACAAGGAGACGTTAGTTTGTTTAAA ctaAACAGCGCATTTCCAAACTCAACACCTATAAAAATTGGTGGCAATCCTAATGATTTTTCCAATAACAAAGCCTtggaatgtataaatattggaTTTGGTACTATGGATACAAAAAATACAGTGGGCAGAAAAGGATATATGATAAAGACTAATGTTAGAAATGGTGAAACTGCATGTAAAGAATACGACAT TGATCTACAAAAAGATGCATGGAAACAATATTTGTGTTCACAACCGACAACACCAAGTTTTAAGAAAATGACATGTCCAGGAGACAGTGGTGGTCCTATGATTTGCAACAACTTGCTTTATGGAGTATgcagttattattacaacttcAAAGGAGAAAAAAATGAGTGTGGTGTGCCTGACATGCAGACCGTGCATGTGTTCatacattatcataaaaaatggataaatgataaaatgaaaGGAGACATAGACGAAAATGAGAAAAAGaagaaagagaaaaaaaaaaaaaaacggaagaAGAAAAGTTCCGGGAATTCGattaaaccaaataatatattccagaaagttttaacaatattactttattgtatgttgaataaaatttga
- the LOC114119959 gene encoding beta-galactosidase-like isoform X2, which translates to MTTTNMMTAVVVAVFLYSVVAGITTGNTIETSKPTFTVDYERNEFLKDGQVFRYVSGSLHYFRVPKPYWKDRIQKMKAAGLNAISTYIEWSLHEPYPGVYNFDDIADLEYFLKLVKDEGMYLLLRPGPYICAERDFGGFPFWLLNEVPKKRLRTNDPSYKHYVTKWFNVLMPKIDPFLYGNGGNIIMVQVENEYGSYNACDQEYLLWLRDLYKSYVGYKALLYTTDGCGYSYFTCGAIPDVYATVDFGASINDVSQCFKYMRATQKRGPLVNSEYYVGWLSHWREPSPIVNSYDVLETMKNMLALNASINFYMFHGGTNFGFTSGANKYEKLKNSDYLPQLTSYDYDSPLNEAGDPTEKYFKIKKLLEETNFAVSNEISPVPAPKGNYGTFTMMPLVSLFEKATQRIKPIESDVPLGFEIMGINTGFVMYETILTNEQKDNKVPVNLTISTIRDQATIFLDQVQVNIIPRKYENIPVSLNINSTVQKLSILIENQGRINYGSFMEDRKGIFEPVTLGNYVLGPWKMIPHPLNETSWLSTIEPQKYAVLPAFYKTQFTLPDNPLDTYLDVSGWKKGVAFVNGINVGRYWPSAGPQMTLYVPATFLISSPGLNTIVMLELEEVPKNLSISLTDKPNLFGPINIL; encoded by the exons ATGACAACGACGAATATGATGACCGCTGTCGTCGTCGCCGTTTTTTTGTACTCTGTCGTCGCCGGGATCACGACGGGAAACACGATTGAG acAAGCAAGCCAACTTTTACTGTTGATTACGAAAGAAATGAGTTCCTAAAGGACGGTCAAGTTTTTCGATATGTGTCTGGTTCTTTACACTATTTTAGAGTTCCTAAACCTTATTGGAAGGACAgaattcaaaaaatgaaaGCAGCTGGTTTAAATGCCATATCAac TTATATAGAATGGAGTCTACATGAACCATATCCAGGTGTATATAACTTTGATGATATAGCCGATTTGGAGTATTTCTTGAAGTTAGTTAAAGACGAGGGCATGTATTTGTTGCTCAGACCAGGACCATACATTTGCGCCGAAAGAGATTTT GGTGGATTTCCATTTTGGTTATTGAATGAGGTGCCTAAAAAACGTCTGAGAACTAATGATCCAA GCTATAAACATTACGTTACCAAATGGTTTAATGTTCTCATGCCCAAAATTGACCCCTTTTTGTACGGGAATGGcggaaatataattatggttCAG GTAGAAAATGAATATGGTAGCTACAACGCTTGTGACCAAGAGTATTTGTTGTGGTTACgagatttatataaaagttatgtTGGATATAAAgctttattatacacaaccgATGGCTGTggatattcttattttacatGCGGTGCTATACCTGATGTCTACGCAACTGTGGATTTCGGCGCCTCGATTAATGATG TTTctcaatgttttaaatatatgagaGCAACACAAAAGAGAGGGCCACTAGTGAACTCCGAGTATTATGTTGGTTGGTTATCACATTGGCGCGAACCATCGCCAATCGTCAATAGTTACGACGTTCTGGAAACTATGAAAAACATGTTAGCTTTGAATGCATCGATAAATTTCTATATGTTCCACGGGGGTACAAACTTTGGGTTTACTTCTGGCGCCaacaaatatgaaaaattaaaaaattcagatTATTTGCCTCAATTAACCTCATATGATTACGATTCTCCACTAAACGAAGCTGGAGACCCAActgaaaagtattttaaaattaagaaattactTGAAGAAACC AATTTTGCGGTATCAAATGAAATATCACCCGTACCAGCCCCTAAGGGTAATTATGGAACATTCACAATGATGCCGTTGGTTAGTCTTTTTGAAAAAGCCACGCAACGGATTAAACCGATTGAAAGCGATGTTCCACTTGGATTCGAAATCATGGGTATAAACACGGGATTTGTAATGTACGAAACTATTTTAACAAACGAACAAAAAGACAACAAAGTTCCTGTAAACCTTACAATTAGCACAATCAGAGACCAAGCAACCATATTCTTGGACCAg gtacaagtgaatataatacctcgtaaatatgaaaacataCCAGTGAGcttaaatataaacagtaCAGTTCAAAAGCTAAGTATCCTAATAGAAAATCAAGGGAGGATCAATTACGGAAGCTTTATGGAAGACAGAAAG GGTATTTTTGAACCAGTAACATTAGGTAATTATGTACTAGGACCGTGGAAAATGATACCACACCCTTTAAATGAAACATCTTGGCTTTCGACAATTGAACCACAAAAATACGCTGTACTACCAGCGTtctataaaacacaatttacaTTACCTGATAATCCTTTGGATACTTATTTAGATGTATCTGGTTGGAAAAAG ggCGTTGCTTTTGTGAATGGAATAAACGTAGGGCGATATTGGCCATCGGCTGGACCACAAATGACTCTTTATGTTCCAGCTACATTTCTTATCTCATCACCGGGATTAAACACCATTGTCATGTTGGAACTTGAAGAAGTTCCTAAGAACTTGTCAATATCTTTAACTGATAAACCTAATCTCTTCGGTCCTATAAATATCttgtaa